Proteins co-encoded in one Candidatus Nanopelagicales bacterium genomic window:
- the secA gene encoding preprotein translocase subunit SecA codes for MAYGADITYGTNNEFGFDYLRDNMAWTKDEMVQRGHPFAIVDEVDSILIDEARTPLIISGPADDAPHWYVEFARITRSLRRDDDYEVDEKKRTVAIFESSIDRVEDQLGIDNLYDTVNSPLVSYLSNAVKAKELYKKDRDYVVIDGEIMIVDEHTGRILAGRRYSEGLHQALEAKENVEIKAENQTLATITLQNYFRLYDKLSGMTGTAMTEAAEFGQIYGMSVVPIPTNRPMARVDQPDLVYRTEEAKFAAVVEDIVEHVDNGQPVLVGTVSVEKSEYLSAQLRKRGVKHEVLNAKQHDREATIVAQAGRKGSVTVATNMAGRGTDIMLGGNSEFMAAQELARQGLSPVETPAEYEAAWPQALQTAQEAVALEHDEVTAAGGLYVLGTERHESRRIDNQLRGRSGRQGDPGETRFYLSLQDDLMRLFKADIVDAFLRRFNVPDDVPIEASMVTKAIANAQTQREAQNFEIRKDVLKYDDVLNRQRLVVYEERQRVLEGEDISDQVRAFIDDTIRAYVTNATAEGYAEDWDLDTLWTALRQLYPVAVTVDDLVAASGGELADLTSDFVVEEIVDDAQAAYERREEELGSEGMREFERRVVLSVLDRRWREHLHEMDHLRHGIGLRAMAQKDPLVEYQREGFDLFNGMMEGIKEETVGYLFNAEVQVNQVDEDVQEAVESLTDASDGAVADLLAAAVATGDVEPARPEVSAKGLGPSRPRDMEYSAPSIDTGGSVRTVAHSDEPEEVEVDPNASRAERRRAQRANRKRGR; via the coding sequence ATCGCCTATGGCGCCGACATCACCTACGGAACGAACAACGAGTTCGGGTTCGACTACCTGCGTGACAACATGGCATGGACGAAGGACGAGATGGTCCAGCGCGGTCATCCGTTCGCGATCGTCGACGAGGTCGACTCCATCCTCATCGACGAGGCGCGCACACCCTTGATCATCAGTGGTCCCGCCGACGATGCGCCCCACTGGTACGTGGAGTTCGCGCGTATCACGCGGTCGCTGCGACGGGACGACGACTACGAGGTCGACGAGAAGAAGCGCACCGTGGCCATCTTCGAGAGTTCGATCGATCGGGTGGAGGACCAGCTCGGCATCGACAACCTCTACGACACCGTGAACTCGCCACTGGTGTCGTACCTGAGCAACGCGGTCAAAGCCAAGGAGCTGTACAAGAAGGACCGCGACTACGTCGTCATCGATGGCGAGATCATGATCGTCGACGAGCACACCGGCCGGATCCTCGCCGGACGGCGCTACAGCGAAGGCTTGCACCAAGCGCTGGAGGCCAAAGAGAACGTCGAGATCAAGGCCGAGAACCAGACACTGGCCACCATCACACTGCAGAACTACTTCCGTCTGTACGACAAGCTCAGCGGCATGACGGGAACGGCCATGACCGAGGCCGCCGAGTTCGGGCAGATCTACGGCATGAGCGTCGTCCCCATCCCCACCAACCGTCCCATGGCCCGCGTCGACCAGCCCGATCTCGTGTATCGCACGGAGGAGGCCAAATTCGCCGCGGTCGTCGAGGACATCGTCGAGCACGTCGACAACGGTCAGCCGGTGCTCGTGGGCACGGTCAGCGTCGAGAAGAGCGAGTACCTGTCCGCGCAACTGCGCAAGCGGGGCGTCAAGCACGAAGTCCTCAACGCCAAGCAGCATGATCGCGAGGCCACGATCGTCGCCCAGGCGGGTCGCAAGGGCTCGGTCACCGTCGCCACCAACATGGCCGGCCGCGGAACTGACATCATGCTCGGCGGCAACTCCGAGTTCATGGCTGCCCAGGAACTCGCACGACAGGGGCTCAGCCCGGTCGAGACACCCGCGGAATACGAGGCCGCGTGGCCCCAGGCGTTGCAGACCGCCCAAGAGGCTGTGGCGCTGGAGCACGACGAGGTCACCGCTGCGGGTGGTCTGTACGTTCTCGGCACAGAGCGGCACGAGTCGCGCCGGATCGACAACCAGTTGCGGGGGCGCTCGGGCCGTCAGGGAGATCCCGGCGAGACCCGCTTCTACCTGTCGCTGCAGGACGACCTCATGCGACTGTTCAAGGCGGACATCGTGGACGCGTTCCTGCGCCGCTTCAACGTCCCCGATGACGTCCCGATCGAGGCCAGCATGGTCACCAAGGCCATCGCCAACGCCCAGACCCAGCGTGAGGCCCAGAACTTCGAGATCCGCAAGGACGTCCTGAAGTATGACGACGTGCTGAACCGTCAGCGGCTCGTCGTCTACGAAGAGCGGCAGCGGGTGCTCGAGGGCGAGGACATCAGCGACCAGGTGCGCGCATTCATCGATGACACGATCCGCGCCTATGTGACCAACGCGACCGCCGAGGGCTACGCCGAGGATTGGGACCTCGACACTTTGTGGACCGCACTGCGCCAGCTCTATCCGGTGGCCGTGACAGTCGACGACCTCGTTGCGGCCAGTGGCGGTGAGTTGGCCGACCTGACGTCCGACTTCGTCGTCGAAGAGATCGTCGATGACGCCCAGGCTGCCTATGAGCGCCGCGAGGAGGAACTCGGCTCCGAGGGCATGCGCGAATTCGAGCGACGGGTCGTGCTGTCCGTCCTCGACCGGCGGTGGCGGGAACACCTGCACGAGATGGATCACCTGCGCCACGGCATCGGGTTGCGGGCCATGGCGCAGAAGGACCCGCTCGTCGAGTACCAGCGCGAAGGTTTCGACCTGTTCAACGGCATGATGGAAGGCATCAAGGAGGAAACCGTCGGGTACCTCTTCAACGCCGAGGTGCAGGTCAACCAGGTCGACGAAGACGTACAGGAAGCCGTCGAATCCCTGACCGATGCGTCCGACGGCGCCGTGGCCGACCTACTCGCGGCGGCAGTCGCCACCGGAGACGTCGAACCGGCGCGCCCCGAGGTCAGCGCCAAGGGCCTCGGACCGTCCCGGCCGCGTGACATGGAGTACTCGGCCCCGTCGATCGACACCGGGGGTTCGGTGCGCACCGTTGCCCACTCCGACGAACCCGAGGAAGTCGAAGTCGACCCCAACGCGTCGCGGGCCGAGCGTCGCAGGGCCCAGCGGGCCAACCGCAAACGCGGCCGCTGA
- a CDS encoding helix-turn-helix domain-containing protein — MDRRFLTLADIADVLNISAAQAYALVRSGELRAVKIGGRGQWRVDEADFEDYLKRMYAQTEQSLRDERADH; from the coding sequence GTGGACCGTCGATTCCTGACCCTCGCGGATATCGCGGATGTGCTGAACATCTCAGCGGCGCAGGCGTACGCCCTGGTCCGCTCAGGCGAGTTGAGGGCTGTGAAAATCGGCGGCCGGGGTCAATGGCGAGTAGACGAGGCTGACTTCGAGGACTACCTCAAGCGCATGTACGCACAAACCGAGCAGTCGCTCAGGGACGAGAGGGCCGATCACTGA
- a CDS encoding response regulator transcription factor, with amino-acid sequence MRLRCSCTGLVGVLRAAGYDVTGAATVTELRESLGKQPPDLVLLDVRLLADDDAVCAAARDQGISVVVTVADPDDRVLELVNEGVNGLWDREGDVGELRRVVTGALAGSPVVSPDVGAALLERIAGAGRAGRETVGQLTSREQEILGHMADGKGNRAIADALFISENTVRNHVRNVLDKLQARTRTEAVVRAVRAGLIRLG; translated from the coding sequence ATGCGACTCCGGTGTTCCTGCACGGGCCTGGTGGGCGTGCTGCGCGCCGCGGGCTACGACGTCACAGGAGCTGCCACAGTCACGGAACTGCGCGAGTCTCTGGGCAAGCAGCCGCCAGACCTCGTCTTGTTGGATGTCCGGCTTCTCGCTGATGACGACGCTGTCTGCGCCGCGGCCCGTGACCAAGGGATCTCCGTTGTCGTGACGGTCGCCGATCCGGACGATCGCGTCCTGGAACTCGTCAACGAGGGCGTCAACGGTTTGTGGGACCGAGAGGGCGATGTCGGCGAGCTGCGTCGGGTCGTCACGGGGGCGCTGGCCGGTTCGCCGGTGGTGTCGCCCGACGTCGGAGCCGCCCTGCTCGAGCGGATAGCGGGCGCCGGTCGGGCCGGCCGCGAGACCGTGGGGCAGTTGACCAGCCGGGAGCAGGAGATCCTCGGGCACATGGCCGACGGCAAGGGCAACCGTGCCATCGCCGACGCTCTGTTCATCTCCGAGAACACCGTTCGCAACCATGTCCGCAACGTCTTGGACAAGTTGCAGGCCCGAACACGCACCGAGGCGGTCGTGCGGGCCGTGCGCGCCGGGCTGATCCGGTTGGGCTGA
- a CDS encoding HAMP domain-containing sensor histidine kinase, translating to MGALAWWFSRRLVRPVQQVSRAAAELADGDLSSRIKVDGEDDMARLAESFNGMADSIQDQIEQLRRLSEMQRRFVADVSHELRTPLTTIRMAAEVMHEGSGTGHPVSERTSELLVTEVERFDALLNDLLEISRMDAGEVALDNEEVDLARLVSDWVDALRPVADDHGCVLTVEAADSCAVSCDARRIGRVVRNLVVNAVEYGAGAPVEVAVKCDARRVRVTVTDHGVGLAPADAERVFERFWRADPSRRRTLGGTGLGLAISREDARLHGGDLTVSGAPGLGCTFTLTLPLVHSRTTQQLVP from the coding sequence TTGGGAGCACTGGCCTGGTGGTTCAGCCGGCGACTCGTGCGTCCCGTCCAGCAAGTGTCCCGAGCCGCCGCGGAACTCGCCGACGGTGATCTCAGCAGCCGGATCAAGGTCGACGGCGAGGACGACATGGCCCGCCTGGCAGAGTCCTTCAACGGCATGGCCGACTCGATCCAGGACCAGATCGAACAGTTGCGCCGGCTCTCGGAGATGCAGCGCCGGTTCGTCGCCGACGTGTCCCATGAACTGCGGACCCCTCTGACGACCATCCGGATGGCCGCCGAGGTGATGCATGAGGGAAGTGGGACGGGACACCCGGTCTCGGAGCGAACGAGTGAGTTGCTCGTCACCGAGGTGGAGCGGTTCGATGCGCTGCTGAATGATCTTCTGGAGATCTCCCGGATGGATGCGGGCGAGGTGGCGCTCGACAACGAGGAGGTGGACCTGGCCCGGTTGGTGTCCGACTGGGTCGATGCGCTGCGGCCGGTGGCCGACGACCACGGCTGTGTCCTGACGGTGGAGGCAGCGGATTCCTGCGCTGTGAGTTGTGATGCCCGCCGGATCGGTCGAGTCGTGCGCAACCTGGTGGTCAACGCGGTCGAGTACGGCGCCGGCGCCCCCGTCGAAGTCGCAGTGAAATGTGATGCCCGGCGGGTGCGTGTCACGGTGACCGATCATGGCGTGGGCTTGGCACCCGCTGACGCGGAGCGGGTCTTCGAGCGTTTCTGGCGCGCGGACCCCTCCCGGCGACGCACGCTGGGCGGCACGGGACTGGGATTGGCGATCTCGCGCGAGGACGCCCGACTGCACGGCGGGGATCTGACCGTCAGCGGAGCCCCCGGGTTGGGCTGCACCTTCACTCTCACGCTGCCACTGGTCCACAGTCGCACCACACAGCAACTCGTCCCCTGA
- a CDS encoding phosphoribosyltransferase family protein, whose amino-acid sequence MTDLLAVARHLLVPARCVGCAEQRTWWCRQCATTVATPRLGRISGLPVVAAATYEGTARDLVLAYKDRGITALRRPLAQLLQSAIRDHPESARAEGIVVIPATRRARLRRGFDAAGEIAAGGALPVLPALRWVRRTRPQKSLDHAARRANLSGALAATAVGRVLVVDDVITTGATVREAVRALRSSGGTVLGVVAVCYAEPVHADRSWIGQPIEASSPGTR is encoded by the coding sequence ATGACGGACCTGTTGGCAGTGGCACGCCACCTGCTCGTACCGGCCCGCTGCGTCGGATGCGCCGAGCAACGCACGTGGTGGTGTCGCCAGTGTGCCACCACGGTCGCGACCCCCCGCCTTGGCCGGATCAGTGGGCTCCCGGTGGTTGCGGCGGCGACCTACGAGGGAACCGCGCGCGATCTCGTCCTTGCCTACAAGGACCGCGGCATCACCGCGCTGCGCCGACCCCTCGCGCAGCTGCTGCAGTCGGCCATCCGAGATCACCCTGAATCCGCACGCGCTGAGGGAATCGTCGTGATCCCGGCGACCCGGCGAGCGCGCTTGCGTCGAGGGTTCGACGCTGCAGGGGAGATCGCGGCCGGGGGCGCTCTCCCCGTCCTGCCCGCCTTGCGCTGGGTGCGACGCACTCGTCCACAGAAGTCCCTGGACCATGCGGCGCGCAGGGCGAACCTGTCCGGTGCCCTTGCGGCAACTGCCGTCGGCCGGGTTCTCGTAGTCGATGACGTCATCACCACGGGTGCCACCGTGCGGGAGGCGGTTCGAGCCCTGCGCTCCTCGGGCGGCACCGTGTTGGGCGTCGTGGCGGTCTGCTACGCGGAGCCGGTTCATGCTGATCGGTCCTGGATCGGGCAACCCATCGAAGCATCAAGCCCGGGGACGCGTTAG
- a CDS encoding SAF domain-containing protein has protein sequence MSVRPDGNVHLTRGPGRARLTVGVGLIAAAAIVAGIAVTGEEVDHQRAWIAREPVPAGARIDSLAFEQVSVSLPEPAALVTQPAGVATRGLAPGELLTVSDVTGGEATEQRLVTLPIPADRLPVQLRPGDTVDIWDHDLPVLSDVTVQRTAGADLGPGRVEVSVPVEQTRAAVRAASSQGLVVAVHP, from the coding sequence ATGTCAGTTCGTCCAGACGGAAACGTCCACCTCACTCGCGGACCGGGACGAGCCCGGCTGACTGTTGGCGTGGGCTTGATCGCCGCGGCAGCGATCGTCGCGGGTATCGCCGTGACAGGTGAGGAAGTCGACCACCAGCGGGCCTGGATCGCCCGCGAACCGGTGCCGGCGGGGGCCCGGATCGACTCCCTCGCGTTCGAGCAGGTGTCGGTTTCGCTGCCCGAACCGGCCGCTCTGGTCACCCAACCCGCCGGCGTCGCGACGAGAGGTCTCGCCCCCGGCGAACTACTGACCGTCTCGGACGTGACGGGCGGCGAAGCCACCGAGCAGCGCCTGGTCACCTTGCCCATCCCGGCGGACCGGTTGCCGGTCCAGTTGCGCCCGGGAGACACGGTGGACATCTGGGACCACGACCTGCCCGTACTCAGCGACGTGACCGTCCAGCGCACGGCCGGTGCGGATCTCGGTCCTGGCCGGGTCGAGGTGTCGGTTCCCGTCGAGCAGACGCGGGCAGCGGTCCGGGCCGCCTCCTCGCAGGGTCTCGTCGTGGCGGTGCACCCATGA
- a CDS encoding sigma 54 modulation/S30EA ribosomal C-terminal domain-containing protein, translating to MVASSANLPDTDDQADELPPDVVLAEGPVLVRQKTHTTRPMTVLDALDALEAVGHDFFFYYDVDAERPSVIYRRRGYDYGLIRLDVAAEDGRAAS from the coding sequence GTGGTCGCGTCGTCAGCGAATCTTCCCGACACCGACGACCAGGCAGACGAGCTGCCTCCGGACGTCGTGCTGGCAGAAGGTCCGGTTCTGGTGCGCCAGAAGACCCACACCACGCGGCCGATGACTGTGCTCGACGCGCTCGACGCCCTCGAGGCGGTCGGGCACGACTTCTTCTTCTACTACGACGTCGATGCCGAGCGGCCCAGCGTCATCTACCGACGGCGCGGCTACGACTACGGCCTGATCCGGCTCGACGTCGCTGCCGAGGACGGACGCGCTGCCAGTTGA
- a CDS encoding Rv3235 family protein, with protein MQKQDAGQQGGQQQALALQWRPRGVDPIPQHRVPSLPDDTQRWIARIAAAVVEVSNGDRPARQMFRVLSPATLERLQRRARVRPGRNGPVRSVTSLRLAQPVSGVIEATAVIQGARRFQAVALELRRRRGQWVVTAAEVR; from the coding sequence GTGCAGAAGCAGGACGCCGGACAACAGGGCGGGCAACAGCAGGCCTTGGCGCTGCAATGGCGTCCCCGAGGCGTGGACCCCATCCCCCAGCATCGGGTCCCGTCGCTCCCCGACGACACTCAGCGTTGGATCGCGCGCATCGCCGCTGCGGTCGTCGAGGTCAGCAATGGGGATCGGCCGGCCCGGCAGATGTTCCGCGTGCTGTCACCGGCGACACTCGAACGGCTGCAGCGTCGGGCGCGGGTGCGTCCCGGCCGCAACGGTCCCGTCCGTTCGGTGACGTCTTTGCGACTGGCCCAACCGGTCAGCGGCGTTATCGAGGCGACGGCCGTCATCCAGGGGGCGCGCCGATTCCAGGCAGTGGCGCTGGAGCTGAGGCGCAGGCGCGGGCAGTGGGTCGTGACCGCCGCCGAGGTTCGCTGA